Genomic window (Streptomyces cadmiisoli):
CAGGTCCGCCAGGGCCCGGTAGGCCTCGCGCACGGCGGTCGGGAAGTCCTGCTCGGGGTCGTGGACGTGGAGCACGTCGATCCGGTCGAGCCGCAGCCGTGCCAGGCTCTCCTCGACGCAGCGCAGCACCCCGGCGTACGAGTAGTCCAGCCGGGGTCCCAGTCCGGCCGGCGGGTCCGCCCAGATCGGCTGGGTGTCGGGGCCTCCCGGCTCGATGAGCCTGCCCACCTTCGTGCACAGCACGTACGCCGCGCGCGGCCGGTTCGCCAGCGCCGCTCCGGCGCGGACCTCCGAGCGCCCGTACCCGTACACCGGCGCCGTGTCGAACAGCCGTACCCCCGCGTCCCAGGCCGCGTCGATCACCGTGGCCGCCTCGTCGTCCGACACCGGCGCGAAGAGGCCGCCCACCGAGGCCAGGCCCAGCCCCAGTCGGCTGACCCGGAGCCGGGTACGGCCCAGCGTCACCAGCTCATCCGCCCGCACGGCCGCTCACCCCCAGGAGGTCCGCCCCGGTGCCCGCGAACGGCGCGGCGTCGCCGGGCCGCGGGGGACGGCACAGCGCGTCGCCCGGCTCCCCGAGGCAGGCGGAGGTCCGCGCCGGACCGCCGGGCGGACGGAGCAGGGGTGGGCCCTCTCCGGCGGCGTGCTGGGCGAGCCGGGTTCCGTCGTGCGCGGGAAAGACGGGCATGGTCGCGACCCTGTCACCGGCTTCCGGCGGCGGCAACCCGCTTTTCCCGGGTGCGGGCCTTCGCGTTTGAGCTGCGCGTTCCTGGCCACACGGTGCGAAGACATCGAAGGACGAACCAGGACATGAGGTGAACGACCGTGGCGCGAGAGCAGAAGGCCAAGGCCAAGGTGGAACAGGCCAAGGGAAAGGCCAAGGAGGCGGCCGGCCGCACGGTGGGCAACGAGCGCCTGACGGCCGAGGGCAGGGCGGAGCAGATGAAGGGCGATGCTCGTCAGGCCAAGGAGAAGACCAAAGATGTGTTCAAGGACTGAGTCCCGCACCGGCCGGTGACCGGCCCTCGGCGGGTTCCCCCGTGCGACCGCACGGGGGAACCCGCCGTTCTTTCCAGCGACGGCGACGGTGTCGGCGCCGAGGCCCTGACGCCGGCCGGTTCGGTCAGTCCTGCGCGATGAGCGCGGGCGTGGACTTCGTCAGCACCTCGCCGCGGAAGAAGGCCGGACTGCGCCACCGCATCGCGGCCATGACGACCAGCCCCAGCGCCAGCAGCCCGACGCCGATGACGAACACCGACCCCACCCCGAACACGGACGATCCGCTGCCGTAGGCCGGGTCCCACATGTCGATCAGTGTCTTGGTGAACACGGCGGCCAGCAGCAGTCCGCCGACCACCGGGAACAGGCCCTTGAACAGCAGGTCCCGCCCGGATCGCAGCAGGTCCGCCCGGAAGTACCAGGCGCAGGCGAAGGCCGTCAGGGCGTAGTAGAAGCAGATCATCAGGCCGAGTGCGTAGATCGTGTCGACCAGGACGTGCTCACTGACCAGGGTCATCACGGTGTAGAACACCGCCGTCGCGACGCCCGCGGTGACGGTGGCGCGCCCGGGGGTGCGAAAGCGCGGATGGACCCGCGCGTACGACGCGGGCAGCGCCTCGTACGCCGACATGGCCAGGACCGTGCGGGCCACCGGGATGAACGTGGTCTGGAGGCTGGCCGCGGCGGAGGCGAGGACCGCCAGGAAGAGCAGGATGCCGAGCGCCGGGCCCATCACCGGACCGGCCAGCGCGGCGAAGACGTTGTCGGAGGTCTCGGGGTTGGCGAGGCCGAGACCCTGATCGCCCGCGCCGACCACCATCTGGGCCGCCACTCCGGTGGCGAGGTACGAACCGACCAGCACCACCATGGCGACCAGTGCCGCCCGGCCGGGGGTGCGGCTGCTGCCGCTGGTCTCCTCGTTGGCGGTGAGACAGGCGTCCCACCCCCAGTACATGAAGATCGACAGTGACAGTCCGGCCGTGAACGCGGCGAACGACTGGACGGCGAACGGGTTCAGCCACGACCAGGAGAACTCCGCCGAGGTCGGGAACTGCGCGCTCCCGGCCTTGGTGAAGGCCATGGCGACGAAGACGCCGAGGACCACCAGCTGGAGCGCCACCAGCGCGTACTGCAGGCCTTTCGTCGCGGTCATGCCGCGGTAGCTGATCACCGTCGCGATCGCGATCAGGGCGAGGCAGGTGAGGATGTGCACGGCTTTGTCGTCGTCCAGCGCGGCCACCGCGTCGCTGCCCGTGATCTCCCCGGCGAGAAGCCAGAAGTAGGAGGTCGCCACGCCCGCCAGGTTCGACAGCACGATGATCGTCGCGATCACCAGTCCCCAGCCGCACATCCAGCCCACCTTGGGCCCGAAGGCCTTCACCGTCCAGGTGAACGAGGTGCCGCAGTCCGGCATCGCCTTGTTCAGCTCGCGGTAGGCGAAGGCGACGAGCAGCATCGGCAGGAAGCCCGCGAGGAACACCGCGGGCATCTGCACGCCCACTTCTCCCGCGGTCGAACCCAGCGTCGAGGTGAGGCAGTAGACGGGCGCCACGGTGGAGACACCGATGACGGCGCTGCCCAGCAGTCCGACGGAGTTCCCGCTCAGGCCCTTGGCGCGCATGCCCCCGGCGGGGGTGGCACCGGTGTCTTCGGCCTCAGGCCGTGCGTCCAGCTGAGTCATGAACAGGACGTTAAATCCTGCGGTTTCCGTGGTGACTTCACACGACTTTCCATGCGGCCACGGCCCGATACTCGCCTGTTCGATGGTGGATCAACTAAGCGTCCTGTGATTCCAAGGTCCATCATCGGGGCTGAGTGACGCATCCAAAGCAGGTCGTGCGGTGTTCGATATTCGGTAATCGCAGCGAGGGCCGATGCCGCGCACGTGAACCGTTCCATGTGATCTGCGCCACGGCGGCGCGCGCGAAGCCCGCCGGACCGGAGCAGCGACGGCACCGGACGCGACGTGGAGCCGCGTCCGGCGCCGGGGACTTCCGCCGGGGAGCGGTCAGAGGCGCTGCCACAGCGCCGGGGTGGCCGAAGGCCGCCAGGAGCCCTGAGCCTGGTGGGCCTGGAGGCACTGGTAGCGGACCCCGCCCTGGCTCACCGTGGCGCCCACGCCGTAGACGCGGCCGGAGGCCCAGGCGTCGGCCCCGCTGTCCTGCGGGTCCGGGGTCCCGGCCGCACCCGCGGCCGTCTTGAGGGTCAGGCCGAAGTCTTCGAGCACCGCGTTGATCGGCTGGTAGTACGTCGTGCCACCGGTCCGGCAGTCGCCCGAACCGCCGGAGGTGAGTCCCTGTGCCTGGGCGCCGGCGAGGAACGGGCCGCCGGAGTCACCCGGCTCGGCGCACACCGTCGTCCGGGTGAGGCCGCTCACCACGCCCTGCGGGTAGCTGACACTCGTGCCGTACTGCTGGATGGTGCCGCAGTGCCAGCCGGTGGTGGAGCCGGAGCGGCACACCGACGCGCCGACCAGCGCCTCGACCGATCCGGCGATCTGCACCCGCTGGGCCGACTGGCCCTTGACGTCGGCCGTCGCGGTCCAGTCCCCGTTCACCGCCACCCAGGCCATGTCCTTGCCGGGGAAGGTGGAAGCCCGGAAGGTGCCCTGGGCGCTCTGGTCGTGGCCGGTGGTGGTGTGGCCCGCGGCACCGCAGTGACCGGCGGTGGCGAAGCCGTCGACCGCGGCCCTGGTGACGGAGAAACCGACCGAGCAGCGCGCCGAACCGTTGATGTAGTAGGGATCGCCGCCGACGATGTCCTTCAGCAGGCGCGGCCGGTCCGCGGAGACCTGTACGGCCACACCGTCGTTCGTGGCGCCCGCCGCCTTCACGAACGCCGTCGCGTGCGCCCGGCTGCGGGCCTCGACCACGACCCGGTTCCTCGGGACGTCGACGTACCAGACCGGCGCGTCGGTGGTCGCGGCGCGCCGCGCCGCCGCGTCCAGTTTGTCCCGGACGCCCGTGAGTCCCGCCAGGGACTTCTTGACCACGGCGGCCTTCGCGCCCTGGCCCTGGATGGCGGGCAGGTCCGCACGGTCGGTGGTCGCCACGGTCAGGTCCTGCGACGTCGGACCGGTCACCCAGGCCCCGCCGAACCGCTTGCCGAGCGCGTTGCGCAGGCGCCCGGCGCGGGTCCCGGCCTCGGCCTCGTTCACCAGACGCTGCGCCGCCTGGGCGGGGGTCAGGCCGAGGTCGCGTTCCAGCGCGCGCAGTACCTCGGCCGACGGCCTGTTGGCCCCCAGCGTCTGGGCCGCGGTGGGGCCGGGCCCGCCCGCGGGCGGCGGCTCGGCCCCCGCCACCGAGCAGACTGCGCTCAGAAGCAGGGTGCCGAAGGCGATCAGGCCCGCGCGGCGTGCGGCCGGGACTCGTCTGTGGACCATACGAATGGATTCCTTCCAGTCCGATGGGCATGAAGCTGCCACGAGGCCAGGGCTTGCCTGGAAGGAAGGAAGCAATGTCACCGCACTGCCGCTTTCGCGCTTTGGAGACGCAAAGGGGCCGCCAAGTGCAGTAGGCGCCGGCGGGGCCCCGAGCCGGGCGGACCCGGTCCGGCGGCCGACCGCCGTCGAGCCGGCCGCCGCGACCGCCGGGCCGGGACCAGGGCCCCGGCCGCGGGGCCGTCGGTGTCAGGGGGCGATCCCGACCCCCTCCACCCGGCTCCATGTCCGCTCCTGGGCGGCCGTCATGGCGGGCCAGTGCAGCTCGCCCGGCCGTGGCCGGACACGAGAGGCGTACGGCAAGGGCCGGAACGCGGCGTCGTAGAAGCATCCGGAACCGTAGGCGCGGTCGAACGCGGCGCAGGAGTCGGCGATGGCGCGCGCCGTCGGCTTCCGTCCGCTGCGCACCCAACGGTCCAGCGCCGCCACGGAGTTGGCGTACTCGGCGTCGCTCAGCTCGCTGTGCTCGGACTCCCGGGTGAAGGTCTGCACGAGATGCCCGTCCCGGTGCGCGCCGCTCAGTGTGGCGCGGTAGGCCGCCTCGTGCTCGACGAAGGCGGTCGGGTCGTCGATCGCGTGGAGCGTCAGGACGGGGATCGCGACCCTGCCCGTGAG
Coding sequences:
- a CDS encoding CsbD family protein; amino-acid sequence: MAREQKAKAKVEQAKGKAKEAAGRTVGNERLTAEGRAEQMKGDARQAKEKTKDVFKD
- a CDS encoding APC family permease; this encodes MTQLDARPEAEDTGATPAGGMRAKGLSGNSVGLLGSAVIGVSTVAPVYCLTSTLGSTAGEVGVQMPAVFLAGFLPMLLVAFAYRELNKAMPDCGTSFTWTVKAFGPKVGWMCGWGLVIATIIVLSNLAGVATSYFWLLAGEITGSDAVAALDDDKAVHILTCLALIAIATVISYRGMTATKGLQYALVALQLVVLGVFVAMAFTKAGSAQFPTSAEFSWSWLNPFAVQSFAAFTAGLSLSIFMYWGWDACLTANEETSGSSRTPGRAALVAMVVLVGSYLATGVAAQMVVGAGDQGLGLANPETSDNVFAALAGPVMGPALGILLFLAVLASAAASLQTTFIPVARTVLAMSAYEALPASYARVHPRFRTPGRATVTAGVATAVFYTVMTLVSEHVLVDTIYALGLMICFYYALTAFACAWYFRADLLRSGRDLLFKGLFPVVGGLLLAAVFTKTLIDMWDPAYGSGSSVFGVGSVFVIGVGLLALGLVVMAAMRWRSPAFFRGEVLTKSTPALIAQD
- a CDS encoding alpha-lytic protease prodomain-containing protein, with product MVHRRVPAARRAGLIAFGTLLLSAVCSVAGAEPPPAGGPGPTAAQTLGANRPSAEVLRALERDLGLTPAQAAQRLVNEAEAGTRAGRLRNALGKRFGGAWVTGPTSQDLTVATTDRADLPAIQGQGAKAAVVKKSLAGLTGVRDKLDAAARRAATTDAPVWYVDVPRNRVVVEARSRAHATAFVKAAGATNDGVAVQVSADRPRLLKDIVGGDPYYINGSARCSVGFSVTRAAVDGFATAGHCGAAGHTTTGHDQSAQGTFRASTFPGKDMAWVAVNGDWTATADVKGQSAQRVQIAGSVEALVGASVCRSGSTTGWHCGTIQQYGTSVSYPQGVVSGLTRTTVCAEPGDSGGPFLAGAQAQGLTSGGSGDCRTGGTTYYQPINAVLEDFGLTLKTAAGAAGTPDPQDSGADAWASGRVYGVGATVSQGGVRYQCLQAHQAQGSWRPSATPALWQRL